From a region of the Teredinibacter turnerae genome:
- the iscR gene encoding Fe-S cluster assembly transcriptional regulator IscR: protein MRLTTKGRYAVTAMLDLALHAQRGPVSLADISKRQGISLSYLEQLFAKLRQNALVSSVRGPGGGYKLSREASELFVAQIVDAVNESIDATSCGGAGNCNQGDVCLTHYLWCDLSDQIHTFLSGISLQSLVDRHDVQQAALRQEERQAGNMTSVEPDSRMISASN from the coding sequence ATGCGATTAACTACCAAAGGCCGTTATGCGGTCACTGCCATGTTAGATCTCGCACTGCACGCGCAGCGTGGTCCAGTGAGTCTCGCGGATATATCCAAGCGACAGGGTATATCACTCTCGTATTTGGAACAGCTGTTCGCCAAATTACGCCAGAACGCACTGGTTTCGAGCGTTCGTGGCCCAGGCGGCGGCTACAAGCTCAGCCGCGAAGCGTCCGAGCTGTTCGTTGCCCAGATTGTCGATGCCGTTAATGAATCCATCGACGCCACCAGTTGTGGGGGCGCAGGTAACTGCAACCAGGGCGATGTGTGCTTGACGCACTACTTATGGTGCGATTTGAGCGATCAGATTCACACCTTCCTAAGCGGTATCAGCCTGCAGAGCCTGGTTGATCGGCACGACGTGCAGCAGGCTGCATTGCGGCAGGAGGAGCGTCAGGCAGGCAATATGACAAGCGTGGAGCCCGATTCCCGAATGATATCGGCTTCCAATTAG
- a CDS encoding PAS domain-containing protein: MWFKKRKPAAAAPGLDVSMHGDTLAKLQTLERSVSTYERIFRGSRGYAFLDWDLPNSKMAWNGGFWSHLGYSDADMEFISNPDKFIEYVHPDDQKKLMSNIFAHLRSSGPGEIVFRIRKKKGGHIWAEARVDAERNAKGRVVYMSGIVFDVTKLKQTEQALLISEARHARIIQSSNDGIWEWSSAHGGFHFSNRCWEHLGFTEHDDIVNQGMDRMSAWRKRMHPDDLKEFDHTLQEHVQKRVPFDVEYRIRGKDEHWRWIRARGQMTYDEAGKPTRMSGTNMDVTEIKLAEERVLKAKEVAEEANRAKSDFLSSMSHELRTPLNSILGFAQLCDADKTLLPEQRANIAEIRRAGEHLLQLVGDVLDLAKIESRRMGFSLEPVAPARLLEEAVSSLQSQAEMRGISVTLEPACDENAVDVVADAVRLKQVFLNLLSNAIKYNVDGGSVHVTCTRLEEAFLRVTVKDSGRGIAEHLQKQMYQPFNRLGNEASSIEGSGVGLVITKQLVEQMGGLIGFSSKENVGSEFWVDMPAYLGQPIEQFADDRRREDMSAGAIPALEVEGERTILYVEDNPPNQRLMKQFLVRYPNLRLEIAAEPIRGIYLARKLQPDLIVMDINLPGMDGFETLAVLKQDPITEAIPVIALTANALVKDIERGKESGFDYYLTKPLNLSQLVNVFNDLLVQENSQSLKN; encoded by the coding sequence GTGTGGTTTAAAAAGCGAAAACCTGCTGCGGCGGCGCCTGGGCTTGATGTGAGCATGCATGGCGATACTCTGGCGAAACTGCAGACGCTGGAACGATCTGTCTCTACGTACGAGCGCATTTTTCGCGGTAGCCGCGGTTACGCGTTCCTGGATTGGGATTTGCCCAACTCCAAAATGGCCTGGAACGGCGGCTTTTGGAGCCACCTCGGTTACTCGGATGCAGACATGGAATTCATTTCCAATCCGGATAAATTTATTGAATACGTGCATCCAGATGATCAAAAGAAGTTGATGTCGAACATTTTTGCCCACTTGCGCAGCTCCGGGCCGGGCGAGATTGTATTTCGCATTCGAAAAAAGAAAGGCGGACATATTTGGGCCGAAGCACGCGTCGATGCAGAACGGAATGCGAAAGGGCGCGTTGTGTATATGTCGGGTATCGTATTCGATGTCACCAAGCTAAAGCAGACTGAACAGGCGCTGTTGATCAGTGAGGCGCGGCACGCACGAATTATTCAATCCTCGAATGACGGTATTTGGGAGTGGTCGTCTGCCCACGGCGGTTTTCATTTCTCCAATCGTTGCTGGGAACATCTGGGCTTCACCGAACACGACGATATCGTGAACCAGGGCATGGATCGGATGTCTGCTTGGCGCAAGCGTATGCACCCGGACGATCTTAAAGAGTTTGACCACACCTTGCAGGAGCATGTGCAAAAGCGCGTGCCGTTTGATGTGGAGTATCGAATTCGAGGCAAAGACGAACACTGGCGGTGGATTCGCGCGCGGGGCCAGATGACCTACGACGAAGCGGGTAAACCGACGCGTATGTCTGGCACCAATATGGATGTTACCGAGATTAAACTGGCGGAAGAGCGCGTGCTCAAAGCGAAGGAGGTGGCGGAGGAAGCCAATCGGGCGAAATCCGACTTTCTCTCCAGTATGAGCCATGAATTGCGCACACCGCTTAATTCGATTCTTGGTTTTGCTCAGCTTTGCGATGCGGATAAAACCCTGTTGCCGGAACAGCGCGCCAATATTGCGGAGATCCGCCGCGCCGGTGAACATCTTTTGCAATTAGTGGGGGATGTGCTGGATCTCGCGAAAATTGAATCACGCCGGATGGGTTTTTCGCTGGAACCCGTAGCCCCCGCGCGCTTGTTGGAGGAAGCCGTTTCGTCCCTCCAGTCGCAAGCGGAAATGCGCGGTATTTCGGTAACCCTGGAGCCCGCCTGTGATGAAAACGCTGTAGATGTTGTCGCAGACGCGGTGCGGCTAAAGCAGGTTTTCCTGAACTTGCTGAGTAACGCGATCAAATACAACGTGGATGGCGGTTCGGTGCACGTTACCTGCACGCGCTTAGAAGAGGCATTTTTGCGGGTGACCGTAAAAGATTCCGGCCGAGGTATCGCCGAGCATCTGCAAAAGCAGATGTATCAACCGTTCAATCGGCTCGGCAATGAGGCCAGCAGTATTGAGGGTAGTGGGGTGGGTTTGGTCATCACCAAACAGCTGGTAGAGCAAATGGGTGGTTTGATTGGGTTTAGCAGCAAAGAAAATGTTGGCAGCGAATTTTGGGTGGATATGCCGGCGTACCTGGGCCAGCCGATTGAACAGTTTGCCGATGATCGTCGGCGTGAAGATATGTCGGCAGGCGCAATTCCAGCTCTTGAGGTGGAGGGTGAACGGACCATTCTGTATGTGGAGGACAACCCGCCAAACCAGCGCTTGATGAAACAATTCCTGGTGCGCTACCCCAATTTGCGCCTTGAAATTGCGGCAGAGCCGATACGCGGTATTTATCTGGCGCGCAAACTACAGCCTGACCTTATCGTTATGGATATCAACCTGCCTGGCATGGATGGTTTCGAAACCTTGGCCGTACTCAAGCAGGACCCAATCACTGAAGCCATCCCGGTGATAGCCCTCACCGCAAACGCGCTGGTAAAAGATATTGAGCGAGGGAAGGAATCTGGCTTTGATTACTATTTGACGAAGCCGCTGAATCTCAGCCAGTTAGTGAATGTTTTTAATGATTTGTTGGTGCAGGAAAACAGCCAGAGCCTGAAAAACTAA
- a CDS encoding inositol monophosphatase family protein, which yields MEPMLTVALKAARKAGEIIEQQFERLDLITIEEKGRNDYVSEVDKASEREILYHLQKAYPDHSFLGEETGNSGALKSDYEWIIDPLDGTTNFLHGIPQFSVSIACKYKGQLEHAIVLDPIKREEFTASRGKGAALNGRRIRVSPRKGMDGALIGTGIPFNGFALEYIDEYLGALREIASQTAGIRRPGSAALDLAYVAAGRFDGFWEMNLKPWDMAAGILLVREAGGMLSGFKGDSDYLSTGHVVAATPKVFKPLLQIVGKHMSKVY from the coding sequence ATGGAACCCATGCTTACCGTTGCGTTGAAAGCAGCACGCAAAGCCGGCGAAATTATCGAGCAACAGTTCGAGCGGCTGGATTTAATCACCATTGAGGAAAAAGGCCGCAACGATTACGTGAGCGAAGTGGACAAGGCGTCCGAACGAGAAATTCTCTATCACCTGCAAAAGGCCTATCCGGATCACAGCTTTCTGGGCGAAGAAACCGGCAACTCCGGCGCATTAAAAAGCGACTACGAATGGATCATTGATCCGCTGGACGGCACCACTAACTTTTTGCACGGCATTCCCCAGTTTTCAGTTTCCATTGCCTGTAAATACAAGGGTCAACTGGAACACGCCATCGTACTGGACCCAATCAAGCGCGAAGAATTTACCGCGAGCCGGGGCAAAGGCGCTGCGCTTAATGGCCGCAGAATTCGCGTTTCGCCACGTAAAGGTATGGATGGCGCCCTTATCGGCACCGGTATTCCATTCAATGGTTTTGCGCTGGAATATATCGACGAATATTTGGGCGCGCTGCGAGAAATTGCGAGCCAGACTGCGGGCATCCGCCGCCCAGGTTCCGCCGCACTCGATCTGGCCTACGTCGCCGCGGGTCGTTTTGATGGCTTCTGGGAGATGAACTTAAAGCCATGGGATATGGCGGCAGGCATTTTACTCGTACGTGAAGCTGGCGGCATGTTGAGCGGGTTTAAAGGCGACAGCGATTACCTGAGCACCGGTCATGTGGTTGCAGCCACACCGAAAGTGTTTAAACCGCTACTGCAAATTGTCGGCAAACACATGAGCAAAGTTTACTAG
- the trmJ gene encoding tRNA (cytosine(32)/uridine(32)-2'-O)-methyltransferase TrmJ, which yields MAEPQFPNIRMVMVNTTHPGNIGAAARAMKNMGLSELVLVDPKEFPAEKAVWRAAGATDVLENARVVSTLDEAISDCGLVVGTSARERRIPWPLLTPRECGDRCWFEAAKHPVAVVFGREDRGLTNEELHKCNYHVHIPSNPEYSALNISAALQVICYEIRMSALTAQEGKAPHFDDWDMPPADNGALEHYYAHLEDTLVKLEFLNPDNPRQTVTRLRRLFNRIRMDQMELNILRGMLTSVQNYIYHTDEKMKNLSKNVDN from the coding sequence ATGGCAGAACCCCAGTTTCCAAATATTCGAATGGTTATGGTCAACACAACGCATCCAGGCAACATCGGAGCAGCGGCCAGAGCCATGAAAAACATGGGGTTGTCTGAGCTGGTTTTGGTCGATCCGAAAGAGTTTCCCGCAGAAAAAGCCGTCTGGCGCGCGGCGGGTGCTACCGATGTGCTTGAGAATGCACGGGTGGTCAGCACGCTCGACGAGGCCATATCGGATTGTGGTTTGGTGGTCGGTACCAGTGCGCGCGAACGCCGTATTCCCTGGCCGTTGCTCACGCCGCGCGAATGTGGTGATCGCTGCTGGTTTGAGGCAGCCAAACACCCGGTGGCTGTGGTATTCGGTCGCGAAGATCGCGGCTTGACGAACGAGGAACTGCACAAGTGCAACTACCACGTACATATCCCGTCCAATCCCGAATACAGCGCACTTAATATTTCAGCGGCTTTGCAAGTGATTTGTTACGAGATCCGCATGTCCGCACTGACCGCGCAGGAAGGCAAGGCGCCCCATTTTGACGACTGGGACATGCCCCCGGCGGACAATGGCGCATTGGAGCACTACTATGCTCACCTCGAGGACACCCTGGTTAAGCTGGAGTTTTTAAACCCGGATAACCCCCGCCAAACGGTAACCCGGTTGCGCCGGTTGTTTAATCGTATTCGTATGGATCAAATGGAGTTGAATATTCTGCGCGGGATGCTCACGTCCGTGCAGAATTACATTTATCATACCGACGAAAAGATGAAAAACCTTTCCAAAAATGTGGATAATTAG